Part of the Falco naumanni isolate bFalNau1 chromosome 3, bFalNau1.pat, whole genome shotgun sequence genome is shown below.
TTCataagcaattttttaaaaaatcccagcaCAATCACCCTGACTGTCTTCTTTGCAAGGACTATATTCATTTACCAGCACCAAGAGGAACACTGGCTCAGATCAGTgagatttttccctttgtcaTTCACAGGATaaaattttccctttaaattCTTTTCCAAATTTATCGGTATGTTGAGATATTGCTCAATCAGTAAGCTTGGATTTTCTCAGCATCTGAGCATCATTTCTCTGTCATCTCCTGATCCCACCATTTCATAcatttcaaacagatttttactTGTGCTGTGCCAAATTACTGCACAGCTTTCACCTTAGAGCTCTGTCTTTTCAGCAGCCATAGAGGTATTTAATGCTGGAACAAAATGCTAGCAATTAAAAATTACCACATTTCTGTGAGGAGATGAGACAGGAGAAACAAGGGTATTCTCACTGATGGTCATTTCTGTGTCCATTGAGCCTTTTATTAGTGTGCATGACGAGTAACCAAACCTTATCAGAGAGCAATCAGCCTTCAAACCAATACTTTGAAATCCATAGTCTAGaataatttgttctttcttgaCAATGTCCCACATGTACcttttggggagggagaggagaaaaaagaaaagaaaaaaatatgcattcttTCACAAAAAGAATATAGTAAGGAAAGATgaactgtatctttttttttttttttttgagcagtcATCATCTTTCTGTGAGGTAAATCAGCTTTGCTCcacttccttcttttccttctactGTTTCACTAGTTCATAATCTCTCAAAAATGTTACAGCTATTCCTATCGTACAGAGTTGCTTAAGAGCAAGCCAGTCTCTATCAACAGATCGGCTAGAAGTTTTCTAGCTGATTACAACagctgcaagcagaaaaaaaaaaaagggcatttcAACATTTTAACATGAAGTCTGACTATCAAACATGTTTTAACAAGCAAGTGTACTCTTTCAGTAATGATCTGTTTACACTGACCATACCTTGACAGAACTAAGGAGGTCTGCATTTTTAGGGAAGGTTCTGTTTACTCAGAGATCACTGCTTGTAATGGACTTGCTCTTTGAACATGTAAAGCAGTTTTGGACATGGGGCAACACCTCAGGGGCTGCCTCTTCATCTGCAGTAAAATAGCATCACTTCTTTGATGTGCATTTTTTAAGGCtaagattcttttaaaaacactaaTGATCCCTGTCTTTCCTTGAATATATTACCAGAGcctggctttaaaataaagagctATATGGATGTGTGGGAGAGATCTTCAAAGGCACAACACCCAAGGCCTACTAAAAACTGTATATATCGTTGCATGTGTACCATTAAATGTAGCTTCTTTGCCCTTTGGGACGTAAATTCTTTTTGAATGTCACAGTTGAAAAGTTAAGAGTGATACTCCAGTCTGTAAAAATATTAGGCAAAATAGGGaattgaaaacatctttttgaaaaaaaattcttttccatctttAGACTTCCTATTGAAAACTCATTATTACTGATTATAAGGCATACATATGATGTTTGTGTGAAATCGTTTTTCCCCTATGACCCTTAAAAGTCATATATTTTCCCTGAAGCACCTTAAGTATCACATACTTGTCAGTTCTGTGACCGTGTGTAACACAGATCACAAGTTTTTTCTTGTAGTTAGCTGGAAACTATACAAAATCTGACTGCTCACACAGTATGTGAAACTTGCTCTTTCGGTCCCAGCTGGtatcagcacagaaaaacatGGAAAGGAAAGGTATTTTGTATCGGTCTAAAGATTCCTTCTGTGTCCAGTTTTTCAATGTAAGACAGTATGAGTAGCAGCTTAAGTTAGCTGCTTTGCCAGATGCtaaatcaaaaatatttgtcCAATCCAAAACAAGACAGCATCTCTCAGCACTAATTTCCCAAAACTAGGTGAAGCTACCTGAAAACTTAGCTCTTCCTATTCACAACCCTAGCAGAACATATCTTTTACATTTGAGTTAAGATGCATAAtcttcctttaatattttatttatcaatGTAGCTAGAAAACATAATGCTGagtatttgttttctctccaaTTTAATGCATTCTGAATGTACTAGCACTGAGGCACTGAACAGTTTTCCACATGCACCAAAAGAAAAGTTGTTTCTCATGCACACAACCAACCTCACATTCTCAGCACCACAGGTGAGATGTTCTGCTTTTGCATTACAccaattgtattttctttctgtttctaggCTGTCTCTGTCATGGCAATTAGTTATGTAAATTGTCTCTCTTTCAatgcttatttgttttcattacgTTAGGAAGAAACCATGACTgccaataaataaaaaataaattttaaaaaatctagtATAATGTTGTCTTGGACAATAAGAAACAATGCACTGCAGAACTTAGCTGAAGGCAAAAGGAACACCTTGTGGCCACCTTGGGTTTTAGAGGGCAATGTCAAACCTAGGCAAtagttttcttgtttgaagaaaaacactttcaCCATGTAGATTACATTTAGCAATAAAGAAAGTGCAGGACATTGACACACATGGATAtcactggtttttttccccaattaaataaaaaaataaaaaaaagaaaaacaaaatcattattACTCCTTGTGATGCAATTCTAATACACAAACATGTACATTGAGTTAAGTCCCTAGGAACAGAGAGATTTGAATAAGgttttctacttattttttaCACCTAATTGTTCTCTTGCAATCCACATTAAAAAGTACACCAGATTAGCTACAGGGGTCATCCAGTGGCAGCTGtagaatatttaaatgttaagGATAATTAAATTTATCGTGGAGAGACAGCTGAGACTGAAAGAGCCCTCCACTCTCTAGTTAATCTGGTACCTCTACACTGCAAAAATCTGAGATTTCAGAGAAGGTACTCGATCTGCAGACTTCATTAACTCCATGGTAGcgcttttctgctctgctctccaaagcagagaaaaaagcacTGAACGAGAACACCTGGCATGTTTCCCATGCAAAAGatttctaaattaaaagaaagagggaaCACAGAAGGTGACACCTTAATATCCACACTAGTTGATTGGAAATTAACCCGACAAGCAGGTTAAATGACCATGGGCTATACTTTTGCAATACTGAATTTTTGGAACCTCCCAAAAGGAAGAGAGGTGAGGCTGGCTGCAGAAAGTATGGCTGGCTCCCAGGCTTTGTGCACGTACTTGCCCCGTGTTGCCTTCCTCCAGGACCCATGGGAcagcccagcctgtccctgctgccccatcCTCTACCCAGCACTACGATGGCTGGACCAGGCAGCTCTTACCCCTTCCTTCACCCCTCACTGCCTCCTGGAGACAGGCAGCTACACAAGAGGAAAGACAAGTCATTTGTCTGGAGTTACACAGAAAGTGAGGTGCTTTACAAGGCTTAAATACAGGTTGTCAAAGTCAGCATGCATGTTCCTGTGAGAATAATTGGTTGGCCTGTTAGTCATTCCAGTCTGGGAACTGCTGAACAAACAGTGGGAATTTAACCGTCTGGAAGAAGATTCTGTGAgcaaatatataattttttttaaaatatattttctcagctataaaaaaaatctcaaccaACTTTCCTCTGTTGTTCAACGAAACGTGGTAAGCTGCCTAATTTGGCAAGAAAATCTCTAAGGCTCCTTTCTACTGCATCCAGACTAATTTGGCTGTTAATGTTCCATGAACTAAATAAATCTTTAGAACACATTCTTATATCACTTTTCAACACTAATATTTCCATACCACAGAAAAATTGCTAGGAACTCATATTTTCCTCCAACTATGATAGGGAAGATGGTCCTCTTACTAAAATCATAAcgacaaaaaataaaaattattgtaaaGCTCCTTTTTACAAATTAAgaacactgatttttcattacAATGTGGATCACTGCACGTAATGTATAGAGTAATAACTGTATTGAAACACAGGTACACATATATGCAAATGGTAAATCTTGAACAAGAGCACAGGTtatttggaatgaaaaaaattcattagGGCCTAGATCTTTCACAGTTTATTTGTTCCTAACTTGATAAATACCTTAGATTGTCATTTTTTACCTTAAACGTTCTGGTTCTGTGACTGTTTAAAAGTCATAACTTTATTTAGAGAGGTGTATGCAtgtaaaaaaatagaaaaagggagaaagcaagAAGTTAGACTCACTCAATCAGTTGTGTGAGCATTATTCATCTCCACAGGTAAATCAAGCATCCTGAGACCAGCTATTCACTCATCATGTAGAAACAATGACAAAGTGTTAGATTTGTCTGGAAAGGATgatctttaatattttcattaagaaaGATATTTGTATTAGATCAGCTAGTTCTCAAGTACCAAACTCCATGGCCTGAAtctcacagctctgctccacatGGCAGTGCCACTGAAAGGCTGTGACCACCTCTGACTGTTCAGGATTGGTTTGGTACTGCAAGATGAATGTAGGAGCTCTGCATTTATCGACCTGAtatcaaaaatatttgacataAATGAGTGTGCTAACAATAAAGGATGTGGCAGTTATGCAGAGGGCTGAATCTACAGCATTTTCACAGGAACTGGTactgccagctgcaggggcaAATCCCATGATATATACTGGCATGCATAAATGATTTGGGGTCCAGTATGACCAAACCAGACTGTGTTTCTGAGAAAATATGCCATGCAATGAAGGCAcacattttcatcattttgcATAAAGAGAAAGTTACCAGGAAGATGTCCAATGAGCAGATCTGTTCCCAGTGAAGATAATTAGAGCATTCCTCTAAACTTCAGCAACAGTAGAAGCAGGGATAGTAATATATACCAATTAGGAAGACAAAAGACTACAGATTGAAGTTTAGTCTCAGTTTTGCCATAAACTTACCTTCAGCAAGACAGCAATTTGTGTAGCTGTGCCTTGCCATCTCCGGAATATAGAGAAATTTACTGAATTCATAGGACCATATCAAAGAAAATGTATCATCATCAATAAAACACAAACTTTTCCATTCAAGTGCCATTAAAGAATCCAGtatatttattcatttccttTGTATCAATCCAGCTAATCCATGTGCTAATTCACCAGTTTCTAActcatcaaatatttatttaagtCTGCTGACAAATTGTCCAGGAAAACGAGTACAGCGTTATTTTTAAGTGTGCCCATTTGTCCCCTTTAATGAAAATGGGATGAGATTCTTTTCCCCCATGTAATGAATGTGGCATGGCTTTTCATCAGTTTTGTAACACATGAAGTACTTAAAGTTTTCTAGCCTCTGGTTCAAAATACATTCTGAAAATGCATATTATATTATTCACGATCAATATGTACACAATCATCTTGGAAAATCACACATAGAAAACATTACACACAGGTGATTAAACACGTGCTAAAAATATACTAACGATCCTCCTTAAATTCCAGTATTTGtaaatgccaaaatattttaccaTACACAGACACTAAATCACTTTGGTGTGTAGGCAGATAGATCATGCTTAAATTGGTTTCCACAGTGCAGACAAATGTTACAGATATACTAGTTGAGGACAATATTGATTATAGCTCTGGCATTGTTCTGCAACACCCTTCACTGTAAAAGAGTATGACAGATCAAGTTATCAAACTACATAGTTCAGAAGCGATCACTATCGGGACAGAAGTCTGTGGCATAACTCAGTGTTATGACCAAATGTTGCAAGCCAGAACTTTCCTTATCTGGAATCAGCTGGTACAGCATTATCTCCTGTCTTCCCCAAACGTGTGTGCTGGTACCAGCTCAAGCACAACAAGCATGGTGCCAAAACCTGACCAGGTGCTTTTCATTTGAGTTTATTTTCAGGATGTTCTTGTTTGTTGATAATAAACTTGCTTTAGTTTGAACTACTTGGGTTTCTAAAATATTCCAGAAACATCTGTCTAGGTCAGTCCCGTTCAAACTGCAGTGGTAATCTGCGTCAGTCCTAGGTCGTTGGACTCTTCTCTTTCTTGAGGACAGTAAGACGACATTTCCACGACTAGTCATACAGGTTTGTTTGTCCCATCTGCTTCCCTCGTATAAGCTGGGTCTTGAACAGTGTTTCTGACTCTGCTAGTGCTCTGCCTGTCTAGCCTCATCTTAAAGGGGAAGCAGAAGTCCTTGAAACATCTCTTGAAGTTTTCATCCAAAAAAGCGTAAAGGATTGGATTGAGGCTGCTGTTGGTGTAACCCAAAGCAATACAGAAGTAATAGCTGGATATAGCAGCAGTACTGTGGGACACATCCCCTAATGCTTCAACCAGCACAAAAATATGAATAGGAGTCCAACAGATAATAAAAACTGCCACAACCACAAGAACCAACCTGGTGATACGGCGCAGGTTTCGATCTTTTTCTCGAGAACCAGAGAGAAGGCGTACACTTTTAAGGCGTAGGATCATCAGAGTATAGCAAATAATTATAATGAGAACTGGAATAACAAATGCAAAGACAAAGACACAGATTTTCATGAAGATGTCCCACCATACGTAATCTCTGTCTGGAAACTGCAAGGAACATTCAGTGCTAGCAGTGTCTAGGAATGAAagaaccaagaagaaaattgctttattattagatattttaaataatgtaattatCATAGCATAAGCTAGAAAAAAGTGATTATCACGTAATGTGATATTAATAAACAGAGTTATCTTTAAATCACTCCAAGGAAAGCTTTCAATTACCATTGCACTGGCTTTATGCAGTTGTGTCTAGAAATTTCTTAGAGAGAttgatctttttaaaatgtatgataTTGTGTAAAATTTGCTTCCCATGGGAAGATCTAAAAATGCAGAgcacaaaactaaaaaatttGTAAAGGTGCTTCCATTTGAATCTCGCTGAGATTTAAAGACAGAATGAGTACGATGTTCAACGGATAGAAATCTCATAATTATTATCAAACTACATATGTTTTTGTCTGTGAGTGGAGACAGATTTTTGGAATTGTGAACAATGGGAGCTAAATAAGCTTTTGATCATAGGAAGATTTTGCCAATACATGATAATTGTGTAATAATCTTTTCCCACGTGCCTTCTTCAGTGCAAATGGAGTGCTTGCATTCAGAAAAACTTATTTCCTGGCaacagtttcttttcagttaaatagaagcaaatgaaatatgtgtgtgtgtggagtaAAATGGAGGCTGCTCTTTTTGTAGATTATGCCACTGAAAATTCAGCCTGCACGGAGACTGCAGGACCTGGGCCACTAACACCAGCCCACTCCCTTCCTCATTGCCCATGCCAGGATTCAGAGTCACTGGCTGTCATTTGATTTTACATCCCAGAAATATTCCATCTGACAGGAGGcagcaaataatgaaatatttgagGTTTCATTTTCTGACCTCAGTGGAGCCTTCCAGCATATAAAACGTAtgaaaaaccaagaaacaaGATAAATGGCAAGGCAAGAGAAAGGATAAATTTACAATTTATCAGCATTTAAATTCTACTGAAGACAAGTCAGGGTAACACAGGGATTTTTCACTCTGAATTTTAGCTCAGATTTTATCCTCTTGAGCACTGCATTATTCTTcggattttcttctttttccctcctgaatATGTTATTCCTCTACAAATTATTATGTATTGGCTCTTATTGAATCAGATCTAAGGGTAGAATGATTCAATATACTCTTGCACTTCACATTTTCATATCTGTCTCCAGCAGCACTAGTCAGAAAAATTCCACCAAGCCATATTACCCTGATATCAAAATGCTTCAAAAATCAAGGTGACATTGCAGagaatttgttttgaaaaacaattgGGGAGGAAGATATCATTATGGTATCATACAAACATTTTCACAGTTAGATTATCAGAAAGCTGTTACTGAATGATATTGAATACTaaaacattcaaataaaaaagttgaagacaaagctaaatattttgagtttttattttaaataatataacaACTAATGGATgattctgaaaactgaaaagtgaaaagacATACCTTTTAAACCTGGAGGAGGATGCTAAGCTGAAAGCACAAGTATGACATAACAGGGTCTTTTCACTCAATCAGCTTATCTAAatcctttgtttttcataattgtacttttccttaattttattCTAGAAATGTCAACAAttgtcttcaaaatatttttcatggtgATTATTGCAGGTATGATATTTAGATCAGTAAAGATGCATCTAGATGTGCAGTTCTAGATAAAAATGAGGTGTGATCAGGGATGGCAGCTCCGGACCACATCCAGCTGCTCACTGAAGCCCCTTCCTAGAGGAAACTGCCTTTTCAGATCTACTGACataatttcatatatttatCAAAATAATCAGGTCACGCTTGCTACATTTTAATAGAATTTGTAGTTGGCAATGGTATTCTAGAATTCCAAATTATCAAATACAAATGTAATGATGTCTTACAACTCATTACAGTTTACTGGAAACTAAGAACAGAACTAAGCAGAAGTACATTGTCACAAACTAAGTACTTAATATTTCATACTGACCTTTTCCACTCTGAAAGCCAAATATTCCAAATACATTgatatatttaaggaaaaatactgcattCTAGATGGTATTTCAGGTAAATATATCTTTAAATGTGTATGACAAGGTACCATTTATCGTTAATCTTAATCTTGACATAGTAAATACATTCCTGTTAGATACATTAATTGTGTTACCTTCAGGTATCATACTCCTCTGCACTCAAAAGGAGCCTTCATACTATTGCTGGCAATACTAATAGTACCTccaattttcaaatttcttttaagTGAACAATTCTTCAGCATTAAGGCCAGAGAGGGAATATTTACACAGATGTAAAGTTTATTCTGCAGGGAAAATGTACCCAGAAGGACATCACTGGCAGCCGTCCTGTACTGTGAGAACAAAAGGGACTGAGCATGGGGTGGGAACTTTAAATATAATCACTTTCCATTTGATGTTCAGTTGTTGTTTAAATCTAAATCCAACAGAGGCCCTGCAGCATTTAAACAACAACATTTTTGATGAACATAAGATAAAGTTTTGGACCTGAGCTCCAGCTGTCAGGCAAAGGGAGGATCCTTGCTTTTCCCCTTCAGCATTTATCAGCACAATTTATGAACACAGCAGACAAGATAATTGGTGCTAAATGCTCAAGAGAGACCTTAAAGCAGACAAGCAGCACTGAACAGTAGGGGCCGACAAGCATTTGTCAATAATTTCCAACCTCTTTGGCCCAGCTGAGCTGTGTATTACTAGTCtctgtttcagaggaaaaaaaccaacaggcTTCCTGCCACGTGGCATGGGAAAGGCATTTAAACATTGCTGGCCTCAGAGCAGCCCCTTGATGTGTGATGCTCATAATGAATATATAGATAGAAACTATAATATAGAAATATTGTGCTAGTTAAGCATGCTCCAACAAAACACCAGACCAAGCCAATGTCCCATGGCCTTCAAGATCTCATACACAGCGAGACAATCATTCTTCCCAAATGAAGATGCCTGAAAGTTAATGTTTCCTGAGCTAGACATTGTTTTATAGACCCTGTCAAAACTGTACTGGGGAGAAGAGTTACAGCACTGCAGACCACGACACTTGATTCCCCAAAGGGCTGAAAGAAGAGTTTCCAGAGGCTTCTTCTGTCATCTACTCACCAGAAGACcaacaacaagaacaaaatctATACATTTTCAGTCAAATCAGTCAGCCCTTGAGCAGCtgttactgaaatgttttgtttgcattgaTCTGTGCCAAATAGTTTAAAGCACAGCATTTATTGTCTCTGCCAGATAAAACAGTGTCCTTATGTAaaatttgctgtttctcttcagAGGAGTTAAACCTTTCTAATAGAAAAGGTTATTAATTCAGGAAATTATTatcattttgtaaaaaattatttacttctcAAACAAAAGACTACCACCACATAAATATGCTTGTCTTGTATTTTATTGAGCCATCCATTAAAAAGATGGCCCCAACCCAAGGACATCATTAGAGGCTTCAAACCTTTTGAAGACACTGAGGTGGTCCTGCATTGCAGTCATGCCTGTGGGTATGAAGTATATGTGTGTTAGAATGcttctcccctttctttctcaAGGAGGATTTCAAAGTAAGATTAACCCCATAGCAGGGCAGTTTTGGTAACGAGTCACCAGTTACAGGGGCTCAATCCACAGTCCTTCATGGATTATAAATTTCAAGCAGAGCCCACAGGGGTCTGCATACAGATCTCAAAGATTTCCATGTTCTTGTAGTTGCTTCCCTGCCATGATCTGCATTCCCAGTTCCTCTGCTGATCCTTATTCTCAGCTTTCCCAAGCCTCCATATACATCCCCGTCCCCTTTTAAACAAGAATTTGAAATACTGTCATGTATCATTTagcttgattttctttctccagacttttcctttcttcaccATGCCTTCAAGTTCTCTGAAACGGCTGTTGATAATAAGCTCCCCAGTCTCAGTGCTAACGATAGCTTTAATATTTATACTGAAGACAGGCAATCtagtttctgcttttggaaattCATCAGAACACCTCTCACAACACCTACAAAAAGCACCTTAAGCCCACATTTCAAGTTTCATCCTAAACTGATCTTTGATCAGTCCACTGTGATCAAATTCCTGATTATTTTCCCCTGCTGTCTGCCAGTAGTTTTTGATGGTCTCATTCTAGCACAGACAATGCTTCAAAgtgcattttgttcttttagtTGGCCAGGGCATCTAAGCTTAAATGATTTGTGTCATACTGTAATGTTCcacaatgtatttcaaaatgtcagaaatTTAGACATAATTTTTGAACAAGGAATCGATCAGGTTTAATCAATATTAGAACCTACATCTTATGTCAtttgagaagcagaaagattGAATTTTGAAAGCTCACACTCACCTTCCCTGACTTTGGTACCTCCAAGAACTATTGCAGATATACCAACAGATGAGGACAATAGCCAGATACAGATGTTGATTATCTTCGCCTTGAGAGGTGTACGGAAGTCCAGAGCCTTCACAGGGTGACACACGGCAATGTATCGGTCAACACTCATCATGGTCAGTGTGAATATGCTGGTAAACATGTTATAATAGTCAATTGAAATAACTATTTTACAGAGCACATCACCAAAGGGCCAAGAGTTCATCAGGTACTCAGTGCTTTGGAAAGGCATAGTCGTGGTAACTAGTGCATCTGCCATAGCCAGATTGAAAATGTAGATGTTGGTTGCTGTCTTCATCTTTGTGTATCTGGAGAACAAAAACAGTAAGGctgtattatttcaaaatatgattATGCACATTCAGATATGTAACAGTTTATTAGTCAGTCTTTGCCatagttggggtttttctgtCATTCCTAATTTATGATGGCAGTGCATACAAAAGTGAGACCCTTGGGATAAttataaacacatttcagtCTCTCAGCACCCGCATTAGCAGTTAGAACTATTCACCGCAAGCAAAACCAGGTATATGAATACATTTGAGCTAATTAGCCAAATGCTGGTTTCCCTTTCAATTTCTCAGATCTTTCTACAAGAAAATGTCATTGTTGCATTTGCAAGTgatcaaaatgttttgtgtttccttttcttataGCTAACTGTCAATGATCGTTAgctttctgggtttgttttgtggaaGGAAGAGTTATGCCATTCTCCAGTAAGAACCCATGTTAACTGTGACATCTGCTGGGCCACATTGCCTCTTATATGGTAGTTTCTCTTCCTTGAATTCACTACAGTGATGCCAGCTTATACAAGTTTtagtaattttccttcttttctgcttcatttccaatttctcctcctttcttctcatcAGCTTTTGCCAGTCCTTTCTTTCATGACTGCTAATGTAAAAGATTATTCTTTAAGTTGGATaccacggggggggggggggggggggggggggggggggggcgggaaacCCAatcaaagcaatattttttctgcatccTTTAATTTCATCGAAATGGAGCACTTGTTCTGTCCAGCGGGAAGAACCTCAGCCTACACAGAAGAATAGGATCTGGGTTTTTGCTTAGCTCTGCTCTGGTGACAGCTGGGGGGGGACAGCCCGTGCTCCAGGGTGTAAAAGACTGCTTCCAGTTCTGTTATGGACACAAAGGATGAAGGAAAGCCTGTTAACACAGGGGTATACCTAACACTCCTTTCTGAAATGATTTCCCCCAGTTAGTTACTTTTGCTCGTTGTTGCTAATTTATTATCAGATTCAAtgacaggttttatttctcaaaacT
Proteins encoded:
- the OPRK1 gene encoding kappa-type opioid receptor isoform X2 — its product is MFVIIRYTKMKTATNIYIFNLAMADALVTTTMPFQSTEYLMNSWPFGDVLCKIVISIDYYNMFTSIFTLTMMSVDRYIAVCHPVKALDFRTPLKAKIINICIWLLSSSVGISAIVLGGTKVREGDTECSLQFPDRDYVWWDIFMKICVFVFAFVIPVLIIIICYTLMILRLKSVRLLSGSREKDRNLRRITRLVLVVVAVFIICWTPIHIFVLVEALGDVSHSTAAISSYYFCIALGYTNSSLNPILYAFLDENFKRCFKDFCFPFKMRLDRQSTSRVRNTVQDPAYTREADGTNKPV
- the OPRK1 gene encoding kappa-type opioid receptor isoform X1, which codes for MDAPVQIFREETESTCSPVPCRAPSTSGSWLLGWVDYDSNATGAFGGTQHNHTSISPAIPIIITAVYSVVFVVGLVGNSLVMFVIIRYTKMKTATNIYIFNLAMADALVTTTMPFQSTEYLMNSWPFGDVLCKIVISIDYYNMFTSIFTLTMMSVDRYIAVCHPVKALDFRTPLKAKIINICIWLLSSSVGISAIVLGGTKVREDTASTECSLQFPDRDYVWWDIFMKICVFVFAFVIPVLIIIICYTLMILRLKSVRLLSGSREKDRNLRRITRLVLVVVAVFIICWTPIHIFVLVEALGDVSHSTAAISSYYFCIALGYTNSSLNPILYAFLDENFKRCFKDFCFPFKMRLDRQSTSRVRNTVQDPAYTREADGTNKPV